CCCGGAGAAGACGTGGATTAGCAGCGTCGGACGGGGGTTCGATTCCCCCCAGCTCCACCAAGCCGCTGTCACTGTGGAAAGCGAGAGGCCCGCCTCCCGGTGTCATGCCGGGGAGCGGGCCTCTCGTCGATTCAGGTACGGGGCCGCAGGCCGCCCAGCGTCACCGCGAGGATCTCCTCGCCCAGCAGGTCCGGGTCGACCGGGCCGTCGGGGCGGTACCACTCGACGACCGAGTTGATCATGCCGAAGATGAGGCGCGTGGCGACTCCGGCATCCAGATCCGCGCGCACCAGGCCCTCCGCCTGCGCCTCGCGCACCAGACCCGTCACGGTGTGGTCGAAGCGCCGCCGGCGCTCCAGCGCCGCGGCCTCGATGACGCTGTTGCCGCGCAGCCGCAGCAGCAGTGTCACCTGCGGCTGGCGTGCGGTGAGCACCTGCACGGCGCCGCGGATGATCGCGGTCAGCCGCGATGCGGCGGTCGTCTCGGTGAGAGCATCCTGCAGCGCCTTCTCGAGCCCGCCGAGGGCCTGTTCGAGGGCGATCTCGAGGATCTGCTCCTTCGAGTCGACGTGGTGGTACAGCGCCGACTTGGTGACGCCGAGCCGCCGGGTGAGGTCCGAGACCGAGGTCGCGTCGTATCCCTGCGCGTTGAACAGCTCGACGCCGGCGCGGATCACGTCGTCCCGATCGTGCCCTGGGCGCCCGCGGCGCACGGGGCGCAGTCCTGCGGTCACGACGTCATCCTCGGCATGACACCAAATCTAGCCCGCGTCGCACGAGAACCGGTCCGGCTGGCGGGAGGTCGTCAACGGCACCGGGACGAAGCCGACTAAGCTGGAGAGGTTATCCGACGATCTGGAGGCAAGCGAAGTGGTCGACTTCATCGTGTTCATCGTGCTGTTCCTCGGTGGGTTCTACCTTTTCGGGGTCTCGTGGAGCCTGCCGACCGCTCAGGGCCTCGCCTTCTCCGCAGGCATCATCCTGGTCAGCCTCGCCCTCGCGTACGTGATGCGCCAGCGCGGCTCGGACACGCGCCGCACCGACAACTGGAACCAGCGCAACCAGTGATCGCCGGGCGCCGCTCGTGCAGCGGCGCCCCCCTCCAGAGGTGCTGCGTCAGTTCTCCCACTCGATGAGAAGCAGCCCCTGCTTGGTGTCGGCGAACTTCACCCAGCCGTCACCGAACTCGTACGTCATCCCGTATCCGGCGTCATCCGTCGCGATCGCAGTGGCCGGATCCTCGGTGAAGTAGACCAGGTCGCCCTCGGTCGACCGCAGCCACGCGTCGCGCTGCAGGTTCGACTGCGCGGTGCGCGCGGCGTCGGCGCTGAGCGGCCCCCAACCGTACATCTGGCCGTGATCGGATGCCGTCGTGTAGTCCGCCCACAGGCATTCCAGCCCGCCTTCGACGACCACGTCGCCGATCCTGAACTCGCGCTCCTTGTAGGTCCACCCCTGCGCGGTGAGCGCATCGACCGTCGCGGACGAGATGAGCGTCCCGCAGGTCGGTGTCTCGGCGACCGTGGGGGGCGGCGTGCTCTCGACAGGGGCCGTGGTCACGGTCGCCTTCGGCATCTCGGGCGTCTTCGTGGGGGAGGAGGTGGGGGCTGTCTCCGTCTGGGTGCCGCTGCAGGCGGTGAGTGTCAGCGCGGCGAGCAGCGCGACGGCAGTGAGGGATGTGCGGGTTTTCATGTGATCCGTGGGGAGTCGGGATGCGGTGCGGGGAAGGGGAGGGTGCTGCGGGGAGCGCGACGCTCAGTGCTGTGGGACGTCGCGGAACAGCGTGAGGAACTGATCGTGCAGGATGCCGTTGGTGGCGAGGGCCGACAGCGCCGAGAGGGTCTCGGTGCCGTCGAACGCCGTCATACGTCCGCCGGCCTCGCGGACGATCGGGACGGCCGCCGCGATGTCGTACTCCTTGACATCGAACTCGGCGACCATGTCGATGCGTCCCTCTGCCAGCAGCATGTAGCTGAAGATGTCGCCGTAGGCGCGGTCGCGCCAGACCCGGTCGGCGAGGGCGAGCAGCTCGGGCATCCTGCCGGCATCCGCCCACTGCCCGATGCTCTGGAAGCTGACGCTCGCGTCGTCGAGGGTGTCGACGCCCGAGACGGTCAATCGCCGGGGTTCTCCGCTCGTGGCGGTCCAGGATCCGTGGCCGGCGGATGCCCACCAGCGGCGTCCCAGCGCGGGCATGCTGACCACGCCCACCTGGGGAACGCCGTCGATCGCGAGGGCGATCATCGTGCCCCACAGGGGCACCCCGCGCAGGAAGTTCGCGGTGCCGTCGATCGGGTCGATGATCCACTGGCGGTGCACATCGCCTTCGGCGCCGTACTCCTCGCCGAGGATGCCGTCCTGTGGGCGCTCGGTGCTGAGCAGCTCGCGGATAGCGCGCTCGGTCGCGAGATCGGCATCCGTGACGTGCGACCGGTCGGCCTTGCGTGAGACCTCCAGGTCGGATGCGTCGAAGCGCGGCATCGTCTGCGCATCGGCGGCGTCCGCCAGTCGCAGGGCCAGCTCGAGGTCGGCAGGGAGCTCTGCGGCATTGGGGGAGACTGTCACCTCAACAGGATAGTCGGGGGTGGGGCGTGCGAGCGGCTCTGCAACGCGCCCGAGATGATCACGATTTGGTGCACTCCCACCCCGCTGGTAATGTAATTCCTCGGTCGGGTTCATCCCGGACCATGCGCCTCTAGCTCAATCGGCAGAGCAATTGACTCTTAATCAATGGGTTCAGGGTTCAAGTCCCTGGGGGCGCACCAGAAGCCTGAGGCCCGGATCCGGAGGATCCGGGCCTCAGGCTTTTCGTCGTCCTCGTGCGCGTGCGTGAGCTGTGGTTCAGGTCCCGCCCATGAGCGCTGCGGCCTCGTCCACGGTGTCGACCAGGTGCACGTGCGCCTCCATCGGCCTGCCCTTCGCGAGCGCCCTCAGCAGCGGCCAGGCCGGGTAGCGCTCGGTCCAGTACTCCCGCCCCACGAGCACCATCGGCGCGGTGGACGACTCATCGGCGTAGTAGTTCTCGCAGGCGTCCTGGAAGATCTCCTGGATCGTTCCGCCCGACCCGGGCAGGAACGCGATGCCTCCCCGGCAGACCTCGAGCAGCACCGCCTCGCGCTGCGCGTTGCGGAAGTATTTCGCCACGGCGTTCGCGAAGGGGTTGGGCGGCTCGTGCCCGTAGTGCCAGGTGGGGATCCCGAGCGAGTCCGCACCACCCGGGAAGCGCGCCCGCACCGCGAAAGCCGCGCGCGCCCAGTCGGCGATGCTGGGAACGAAACCCGGAACCGCGCTGAGCAGGGCCAGAGCCTCGGCGAGGGCCTCCTCCGGCTGCGTCGAGAGGTAGCCGCCGAGGTTCACCGCCTCCATCGCGCCCGGCCCGCCTCCGGTGGCGACGGTGCACGTCTGCGACAGCATCCACCCCAGGCGCGCCCCGGCGGAGTAGGTGCTGTCGGCCCGGGCCGCGGCGTGCCCGCCCATCACACCGACGAGCCGTCGACCCCGGGTCCATTCCTCCAGTGCCAGGTCGATGCTGTGGTCGTGCAGCGCCTGGGCCAGGGCGGTCTCTCTCGAGCTGCCGCGCTGCGACCATGCGTAGACCCGGGCATCCAGCGACCGGGGATACAGGTCATCGTCGAACAGTTCCGCGGGCGTGTACAGCGTCGCCCGGTAGGTGTCGACCGGCACATCCGGGATCGCGGGGAACACGATCGCCCCGCGTGCGCGCACCGACTCGTCGTCCTCGGGGTGCAGGGTGCAGCCCAGGAACAGGGCGCCCGCGACATCGCGCGAGCGGAGTGCAGCACCGTGATCGCTGAGGTCGAGCCCCCGCAGATGCCAGCCCGACAGCGACATCGCCCCGGACGCCAGACGGCTGTCGAGATCGTCCAGTGAATCGACGTCGACGACGCGTCCGTGCGTTCTCCTCATGTCGTCGAGATTAGGCGACGGTGCTCTTCCGTCATTGCCGACGCGGTGACATCATGGCGACGAGGAGGTTGTCATGATCGAACTCGAGGACATCGACACGGACGAAGACGGCGCGCTCACCGCGACCGCCGAGCTGCCGGGTGGACGCCGCGTCACAGTGGAGTACGAATTCGAGGAGGAGTTCGAGCGCGACGACGATGGCGACGACGACGCGGACGAGGACGGCGAACTCGACGACATCGAGCGCGAGGACCTCCCCGACATGGACGCCATGCAGGCCACCGTGCAGCACGCACTGGCACGGCTGAGCCAGGAGGTGCTGGATGCCCGCGAGCGCGAGGTCGCCGAGGAGCTCACCGATGCCGCCTATGAGGACGAGGAGGAGGACGAGGTCGACAAGGCCGAGGCGCTGCAATCGCTGAAGGATGACCTCTCCCTCGACGGCGTCGTGGTGTTCGGCGACGGCGGCATGACACTGCTGTACATGGCTCCGGAGGAGTATCCGGATCTCATCATCTACTGCCTGCTCGACGAGGACCTCGAGATCGAGGATTTGATGGTCGAGTAGTTCGGCTCGGGCCCTTCGAGAGTCTCAGGGACCCAGCACACTGGGTTGCTGAGCCTGTCGAAGCACCCGGGCCAGCTGTGAGTGCTGGGGCCCTTCGACAGGCTCAGGTACCCAGGGTCAGGCGACTCGGATGGTGGCGCCGCGGGTGAGCGTCTCGAGCTGGTCGAAGGTCAGCGGCATCACCGTCTCCGGTGTCCCGCCTGCGGTCCAGATCTCGTCGTAGCCGCGCAGATCCTCGTCGAGATACGTCCGCAGCGGCGCAGGATGCCCGACGGGTGCCACACCGCCGATCACCTGGCCGGTCGCCTCGCGCACGATCGCCGCGGGCGCCATGGCCACGGCATCCGCCCCGATGCTCTGCGCGAGCACCCCGAAGTCCACCCGGTGCGCGCCGCTGGTCATCACGAGGATCGGCTCGCCGTCGGCGACCAGCACGAGGCTGTTGGCGATCGCGCCCACCTCGCACCCGATGGCCGCAGCCGCCAGGGCGGCCGTGCGCGCCGAGTCCGGCAGCACGACGATGCGGTTCCGGATGCCGGCGGCGGCGAGCCGCTCATGCACGATGCGGCTGCGGGCGGGAAGCGTCTCGGGTGCGTTCACGGTTGCTCGGGCTCCTCTGCTCGGATGCCGCACGGGCGGCGTCTCCCACGAGGATAACGTCGCCGCGCCACCGCCGAGCGGCGGTTCGCCTTGACGACCGGCCCGCGCCGTTCTAACATTCCAATACCTGAATCGGGTTTCATGTTCCCGACCTTCCACTGTTGAAAGGCATCCAGATGCGGGTTACGAAGAAGTTGCTCCTGGGTTCGGTGATCGCCACCGCGGCCCTTGTCATGTCGGCCTGCGCGCCGCAGCCCTCCGCAGCCCCTGAGGGTGGCGTAGACGAAGGCCCCGCTGAGGTGCGCGTCGGCGTCATCACCAGCGAGACCGGCCCCCTGGCCGGATACGGCCAGCAGTACCTCGACGCGTTCACCGCCGGGCTCGACTACGCCACCGACGGCACCGGCGAGATCGACGGCATCAGGATCGTCATTGAGAACCGCGACGACGCGGGCGACCCCGACACGGCCGTCACCGCCGCGAAGCAGCTGATCGGCGAGGGCGTGAACATCCTGATGGGCAGCGCCTCGTCGGGTGTGTCGCTCGCGGTGGCCGAGCAGGCAGCGCAGAACAAGGTGCTCTTCATCTCGGGCCCGGCCGCCGCCGACGCAATCACCGGGGTCAACGAGTACACCTTCCGCTCGGGCCGTCAGTCCGCACAGGACGTCGCCACGGCCGGTACGTTCCTCGATGACATCGACGGCAAGAAGATCGTCGTCTTCGCGCAGAACAGCGCGTTCGGTCAGGGCAACGTCGCCGCGGTCGAGGCCATCCTCGGCGCCAAGGGCGCGACGGTCGAGCCGGTGCTCGTCGCCGAGGACGTCACCGAGTTCACCCCGTTCGCACAGCAGGTGCTCTCCGCGCAGCCCGACCTGGTGTTCGTCGCCTGGGCCGGTGCCACCTCAGGCGCCATGTGGCAGGCCATGAGCCAGCAGGGCGTGCTCGACGCGATCCCCGTCGTCACCGGTCTGGGCGACAAGGCCACGTTCGGCGCCTACGGCGTCGCCTCCGAGCAGATCAACTTCCTCAACCACTACTTCGGCGCCGCCCCCGACAACGAGGTCAACGACGCGATGGTGGCAGCGCTCGAAGAGGCCGGCACCGAGCCCGACCTGTTCAGCCCGGACGGCTTCAACGCGGCGATCATGCTCGTGCAGGCCGTCAAGGAGGGCAAGGGCGACGTGGATGCGATGGTCGCAGCGCTCGAGGGCTTCACGTTCGAGGGCCCCAAGGGCACCAACACGGTGCGCGCCGAGGACCACGCCCTGCTGCAGGACATGTACCAGGTGAAGCTCGTCGCCTCCGGCGACGCCTTCACCCCCGAGCTCGTCGCCACGGTTCCCGCCGAAGACGTCGCTCCCTGACCCGCATCCCCGAGGAGCCGCAGTGAACACCCCAGCCCCGCCCGCCGCCGGAGCATCGCTCCGGATCGAGGGTCTCGGTCTCGACATCGGAGGTGCGACGATCCTGAAGGACGTCGACCTCACGGTCGAGCCCGGTGCCCTGGTCGGAGTGATCGGACCGAACGGCGCAGGAAAGACCACGCTGTTCAACGCCGTCTCAGGAGTGATCCGGCCGACCGCCGGACGCATCCTCATGGACGACGTCGACATCACCCGCACGAGCGTGCCGCAGCGCGCGCGGGCGGGACTGGGGAGGACCTTCCAGACCTCCAGCCTGTTCCCCCAGCTCACCGTTCGCGAGAACGTGCGCGTCGCGGTGCAGGCCACGGAAGGCGGCAGCTATTCGCTGCTGCACTTCCCGAGAAGAACGGATGCCGCGAGCATCCGCGCCGAGGAGCTGCTGCACTCCGTGGGCCTCGGGCACCGGCTCGACGCCCGCGCGGGCGACATCAGCCACGGCGACAAGCGCAAGCTCGAGATCGCCGTGCTGCTGGCCACGCGGTCCCGCCTCGTGCTGCTCGATGAGCCCATGGCCGGCGTCGCCTCCGGCGACGTCGCGGGACTCGTCGACAGCATCCGGGGCCTGCAGGCCGAGACCGGATGCACCGTGCTGATGGTCGAGCATCACATCGAGGTGCTCATGGGGCTGGTCGACCTCGTCGCCGTGATGTACTTCGGCACGATCATCGCCGTCGACACCCCGCAGCGGATCATGGAGAACGCCACCGTGCAGAGTGCATACCTGGGGACCGGAGCATGACCCCGATCCTGCAGGTGCGGAACCTGCGCGCATCCATCGCCGGCCAGCAGGTCGTCGAGGACGTCACCTTCGACGTCCCCGCGACCGGCATCACCGCCGTGCTCGGCCGCAACGGTGCGGGCAAGACCTCGACGCTGCGCGGCATCCTGGGGCTCATCTCCCGCAAGGGCGAGGTGCTGCTCGACGGCGAGCGGATCGACGGGTTGAGCACCCACCGCATCGTGCAGCGCGGCGTCGGCTACGTGCCTGAGGACCGTGAGGTGTTCGCGGGCCTCACCGTCGCCGAGAACCTCGCTCTCGCCGAGCGCCAGCGCGAGCCGCGCCGCGAGTTCGTCGACCAGCTCTTCCCCGACCTCGTCGCCCGGCGCGAGCAGCGCGCGGGAACCCTCTCGGGCGGGCAGCAGCAGATGGTCTCGGTCGCACGCGCCCTGCTCAACGACAACCGCCTGCTGCTCGTCGACGAACCCACCAAGGGCCTTGCGCCCAAGATCGTCACCGAGGTGGCCGACGCGCTGGCCGAAGCGGCCGCGACCGTCCCCATGCTGCTCGTCGAGCAGAACCTCGACGTCGTGCGCCGTCTCGCCGACCAGGCGATCGTCATCGCCGGCGGCCGCGTCGTGCACACCGGCCGCGCCGCCGACATCCTCGACGACGCCGACCTGACCCGACGCCTCCTGGGCGTCAGCGCGGAGGAGCACGTATGAGCACCCTCATCCTCACACTCGTCATCGGCCTGGGCCTGGGCGCGCTGTACTTCCTCGTCGCCAGCGGGCTGAGCCTGATCTACGGGCTCATGCACGTGCTGAACTTCGCGCACGGCGCCTTCCTCACCCTCAGCGCCTTCGTCGGGTGGGCGTTCGCCCAGCTGATCGGCGTCTCGAGCTGGGGCGGCTTCCTGCTGTCGATCCTGGTCGGTGCGCTCGTCGGGGCGGTCTTCGCCGCCGTCACCGAACTGCTGCTGATCCGGCCGCTGTACGAACGGCACATCGAGCAGGTGCTCGTCACCGTCGGACTGTCGTTCGCCGCGATCGCCCTCTTCGAGGGCATCTGGGGCACCGACCCGGTCACGGTCGCAGGGCCCGCCTGGCTCAGTCAGACCACCAGCGTGCTGGGCGCCAGCATCCCGAACAAGTACTGGGTGCTCATCATCGCCGCAGCGCTCGTGCTCGCCGGCCTCGTGCTGTTCCTGAACCGCACCCGCTACGGCATGATCATCCGCGCCGGCGTCGAGAACCGGGCCATGGTCACCGCGCTCGGCATCGACGTGCGCCGCTCGTTCACGCTCGTCTTCGCGATCGGCGGCGCCGCCGCCGGCATCGGCGGAGTGCTCGCCATGCACGCCATGACCTACGTCTCGGCGCACCTGGGCTCGACACTGCTGATCTTCGCCTTCATCGTCACGGTGGTCGGCGGGCTCGGCTCGCTCACCGGCGCCGCCATCGCCTCGGTGCTCGTCGCGGTGCTGCAGCAGGTGGCCAACACCTATCTCGGGGGCACCGGCGACTTCATCGTCGTGATCCTGCTGGCCGTGGTGCTGCTGGTGCGGCCCGCGGGACTCATGGGAAGGAGGGCCTGATCATGCGCGGCACCGTTCCCGCCCGCTGGGCACCGCTCGCCGTCGGTGTCGTCCTGGTCGTCGTACTGGCGATCCTGCCGCTGCTGAACCTGTCGATCCCCGGCGTCCTGCCCGGCGCCACCTACACGCCGGGATCGCTCGCGCTCATGTCGCTGTGCATGGTGTTCGCGGCCCTCGCCCTGTCGTACAACCTCATGCTCGGCACCGCCGGGATGCTGTCCTTCGGCCACGCGCTGTACTTCGGCGCCGGAGCCTACGGGCTGGGCATCGTGCTCGACGCGGCGCAGCTGCCGCTCGCGGCGGGCATCTTCGCCGCGCTCATCGGCGGCATCGTGATCGCCGTCGTCACCGGTGCGGTCGCGATGCGCGTGAACGGCATCCCGTTCGCCATGGTGACCCTCGCCTTCGCGCAGGCCGGCTCTGTGCTCGTCCGCCGCAATCAGGCGATCACCGGCGGCGAGGAGGGCCTGAGTCTGAACACCGCCACCGTGCCCGACTGGCTCGTCGGCGTCGTCAACACCAGGAACCTGTACTGGTTCTCGCTCGCGGTGGTCGTCATCGTCTACCTCGTGGTGCTCTGGGTCGACCGCTCGCGTCTCGGGCACCTCGCCGCCGCCGCACGGGAGAACGACCTGCGCGTGCGGGTGCTCGGCCTGCAGCCGACCCGCGCCAAGCTGCTCGTCTTCGTCGTCGCCGGGCTGTGCGCCTCGCTCGCCGGCATCGCCTATCTGCTGCTGCAGTCGGGCACCCAGCCCAGCGCCGTCGGTGCCGATCTCACGATCACCGTGCTCGTCATGGTCGTGCTCGGTGGCGTCGGGTTCCGGTGGGGTGCGATCCTCGGTGGTGTGCTCTACACGATCCTCGACCAGCGTCTGACGGTGCTCGCCCGCGCCGAGGGCATCCAGCAGCTGCCCGACGTGCTGCGCGTGCCGCTGTCGGAGCCGCTGTTCCTGCTCGGCGTGCTGTTCATCCTCGTCGTCATGTTCCTGCCCGGCGGCATCGCCGGCACCGTCGACGCCTGGCTGCGTCGCCGGCGCGGCAGCGCGCCGAGCGCCCGGATCGAGGCGATGGACGAGCAGGACGTCCTCGAGCCGGTGGCACGATGACCTCCGGGATCGTGGGAGCGCACACGATCGGCCGCTGGCTGCACGACAGCGCCCTCGCAGCCCCTGCCCGCATCGCGATCGATGACCGCGGGGTGCGCACCGACTACCGCACCCTCGCCGACCGTGTCGACGCGCTCGCGCGGCGGCTGACGGATGCCGGGTACGGCGCCGGGCAGCGGATCGCGACGGTCTCGGGGAACTCGGCCGACCACATCGTCGCCTTCTTCGCCTGTGCACAGCTCGGAATCGCCTTCGTCCCGCTGTCGTGGCGGCTGACCCCGGCCGAACTGGCCGACCTGATCACGCGCACGGCGCCCGCCCTGCTGCTGGTCGAGGACGAGCACGCGGCGCTCACGACCGCGGCGCTGGAGCTCGCGGAGGCCGCCCCTTCTCGTGTCGCACTCGGCGTCGCGGGGGTGGAGGCGGATGCGCCCGCCGCGGTGGATGCCGTCGCCGCGCGCCCCGCGCACGACGACGACCCGCTGCTGATCATCTACACCTCCGGCAGCGAAGCGGCGCCCAAGGGCGTGGTGCTCACCCACGAGAACTGCTTCTGGAACAACCTCGCCCTCGACCGCGCCATGCCGCTCGACGCCGACGACGTCGTGCTGGCGATGCTGCCCCAGTACCACGTGGCCGCCTGGAACGTGCAGCCGCTGCAGGCGTGGTGGCGCGGCGCCACGGTCGTGCTCGAGCGCGGCTTCGACCCGGGCCGGGTGCTGCAGCTGATCACCGCGCGCGGCGTGACCGCGATGATGGGGGTGCCCACGCAGTACCGGATGCTGCAGCGGCATCCGCTGTGGTCCTGCGCCGACCTGTCGTCGCTGACCCGCATCGTCGCGGGCGGAGCCACCATCCCCGAGGATCTCGCCGCACTGTGGGGTGAACGCGGGCTCGCGTTCACCCAGGGCTACGGGCTCACCGAGGCCGGCCCCAACGTGCTCTTCCTGGCACCCGAGCTCGCCGCCGAGCACCCCGGTGCCGTCGGGCGTCCCTACCCGGGGGTCGACGTGTGCCTGGTCGATCCCGACACCGGACTCGAGCTCGAGGGCGCCGCCACCGGAGAGCTGTGGGTGCGGGGGGCGAGCGTGTTCGCCGGCTATCTGGACGACCCCGAGGCCACGGCACGCGCACGGCACGGCGAATGGCTGCGCACCGGTGACCTGCTGCAGCGCGACGCCCAGGGCATCCACCGCGTCGTCGATCGCCTGAAGGAGATCTACGTGTCGGGCGGTGAGAACGTCGCCCCGGCCGCGGTCGAGCGCGCCCTCGCCGCGCACCCGCTGGTCGTGGCCTGCGCGGTCGTCGGCGTCGCCGACGAGACCTGGGGCGAGCGGGGCTTCGCGTTCGTCGTGACCAGCGGCGCCGTCTCGGCCGACGAGCTGCGCGCGTTCGCGGCGGAGCGGCTGGCGTCGTTCAAGCTGCCCGCGCGCATCGAGTTCATCGACAGGCTGCCGCGCTCGACCATCGACAAGGTCGCCCGCAGCACGCTGCGCCGCATGGCGCAGGACCTCATGGCGGCGCAGCCCGCCCAGAAGGAGACGCATGACCGTGCACACTGACGACCCGCCGATCTCGCCGGCGACCGGACGGCCGTTGACCAAGCGCGGCCAGCAGACGCGTCGTCGCCTGCTGGAGGCCGCAGAGCAGGTCTTCGCCGATCTCGGCTACCACGAGGCGTCGATCGTGAAGATCACCGACAGTGCCGGCGTGGCGCTGGGCACGTTCTACCTGTACTTCGACAGCAAGCAGTCGATCTTCGAGGCGCTGGTCGTCGACCTGAACAGCCGCGTGCGCCACTCGATGTCCGAGGCGATGGCGGGGGCCGCCGACCGCATCGAGGCCGAGCGCCTCGGCTTCGAGGGCTTCTTCCGGTTCACCGCGCAGCATCCCGCCCTCTACCGCGTCGTGCGCGAGGCCGAGTTCGTCTCACCGGCGATGCTGAAGCTGCACTACGAGCGCATCGTCGACGGCTACCGCGCGGGACTCGCCGCCGCGCAGCGCGACGGTGAGATCGCCGCCGAGCTCGACACCGAGGTCGTCGCCTGGGCGCTGATGGGCGCCGGCGAGCTGATCGGCATGCGGTATCTGCTCTGGGAGAGGGATGCCGATGGCTGCCCGCCCGAGCAGATCGATCCGGCTGTGCTCGAGGGCATGACCGCATTCATCACCCGGGCGCTGCGCCCGGATGCCACGGCCACAGAGCCCGATGCCACGGAGGGGGTACAGCGATGACGGAGCAGGATCTCGCCGGACGGCGAGCCGTGATCACCGGAGGGGCGAGCGGTATCGGCCTCGCCTGCGCACGGGAGTTCGCCCGCAGAGGCGCGCACGTCGTGATCGCCGACCTCGACGCCGCGGCTGCCGAGACCGCGGCAACCGAGCTCGGCGGGGAGGCCTGGGTCGTCGACCTGTCCGACACCCGGGCTCTCGACACCCTCGCGCTCGACGCCGACATCCTCGTCAACAACGCCGGCATCCAGCGGGTGAGCCCGATCGTCGACTTCGACCCCGAGGCGTTCCGCAGCATCCAGCGCATCATGGTCGAGGCGCCGTTCCTGCTGATCCGCGCCGTGCTGCCAGGCATGTACGAGCGCGGCTGGGGCCGGATCGTGAACGTCTCCAGCGTGCACGGGCTGCGCGCGAGCGCCTTCAAGTCGGCCTACGTCACCGCCAAGCACGCACTGGAAGGTCTCTCGAAGGTCACCGCCCTGGAGGGCGGACCGCACGGCGTGACCAGCAACTGCATCAACCCCGGCTACGTGCGCACGCCGCTGGTCGAGAAGCAGATCGCCGACCAGGCACGTCTGCACGACATTCCCGAGAGCGAGGTCGTGCAGCGGATCATGCTGACCGAGAGCGCGATCAAGCGCCTCGTCGAGGCCGATGAGGTCGCGTCGCTGGCGGGATGGCTGACCTCGGACACCGCGGGCATGGTCACCGGCGCCTCGTACACGATGGACGGCGGATGGAGCGCCCGGTGATGCGCCACGCGTACCGCACCACCGATGTTCCCGTCGCCGGGGGCGAACTGCGCGTGGGCATCTGGGAGCCCGAGGGCGGCGCCACAGCGACCGTCCTGCTGATCCACGGCGTGACCGCCTCGCACCTGGCCTGGCCATTCGTCGTCGAACGGCTCCCCGGCGTGCGCGTGATCGCGCCGGATCTGCGCGGTCGCGGCGCGAGCGGTGCCGTCGAGGGGCCGGCCGGCATGGCCGCGCACGCCGACGACCTCGCCGCCGTGCTGCATGCGCTGGGCATCGGCAGCACGCTCGTGGTCGGCCACTCGATGGGCGCCTTCGTCGCGGTGGTGCTCGCGCACCGGCACCCCGAGCGGGTGCGGCGTCTCGTACTCGTCGACGGAGGGATGCCGCTGGCCGTGCCGGCCGGTGTCGCACCCGAGCAGCTCGTGCAGGTGATCCTGGGGCCGGTCGCCGAGCGCCTGTCGCGGCGATGGACCGGCGTGCGGCAGTACACCGACGAGTTCTGGCGCCCGCATCCCGCCTTCGCGCGGCACTGGAGCGACGAGCTCGAGGCGTACATCGCGTACGACCTGGTGCCCGACGGCGATGCCTTCCGCGCAGCGACCCGCTACGAGGTCATGGCCGAGGACACCCTCGACATGAACACCGGCTCTGCGCTGCCCGATGCGCTGGATGCCCTGTCGGTGCCGACTCTGCTGATCACGGTGCCGCGCGGCCTGCAGGACGAGGAGCCAGGACTGTACCCCGAGCAGCACCTGCGCAGCGTGCTCGCGGCGCACCCCGCCGTGCGA
This is a stretch of genomic DNA from Microbacterium sp. YJN-G. It encodes these proteins:
- a CDS encoding TetR/AcrR family transcriptional regulator; this encodes MTAGLRPVRRGRPGHDRDDVIRAGVELFNAQGYDATSVSDLTRRLGVTKSALYHHVDSKEQILEIALEQALGGLEKALQDALTETTAASRLTAIIRGAVQVLTARQPQVTLLLRLRGNSVIEAAALERRRRFDHTVTGLVREAQAEGLVRADLDAGVATRLIFGMINSVVEWYRPDGPVDPDLLGEEILAVTLGGLRPRT
- a CDS encoding inositol monophosphatase family protein, whose translation is MTVSPNAAELPADLELALRLADAADAQTMPRFDASDLEVSRKADRSHVTDADLATERAIRELLSTERPQDGILGEEYGAEGDVHRQWIIDPIDGTANFLRGVPLWGTMIALAIDGVPQVGVVSMPALGRRWWASAGHGSWTATSGEPRRLTVSGVDTLDDASVSFQSIGQWADAGRMPELLALADRVWRDRAYGDIFSYMLLAEGRIDMVAEFDVKEYDIAAAVPIVREAGGRMTAFDGTETLSALSALATNGILHDQFLTLFRDVPQH
- a CDS encoding LOG family protein, encoding MRRTHGRVVDVDSLDDLDSRLASGAMSLSGWHLRGLDLSDHGAALRSRDVAGALFLGCTLHPEDDESVRARGAIVFPAIPDVPVDTYRATLYTPAELFDDDLYPRSLDARVYAWSQRGSSRETALAQALHDHSIDLALEEWTRGRRLVGVMGGHAAARADSTYSAGARLGWMLSQTCTVATGGGPGAMEAVNLGGYLSTQPEEALAEALALLSAVPGFVPSIADWARAAFAVRARFPGGADSLGIPTWHYGHEPPNPFANAVAKYFRNAQREAVLLEVCRGGIAFLPGSGGTIQEIFQDACENYYADESSTAPMVLVGREYWTERYPAWPLLRALAKGRPMEAHVHLVDTVDEAAALMGGT
- a CDS encoding YbaK/EbsC family protein, with product MNAPETLPARSRIVHERLAAAGIRNRIVVLPDSARTAALAAAAIGCEVGAIANSLVLVADGEPILVMTSGAHRVDFGVLAQSIGADAVAMAPAAIVREATGQVIGGVAPVGHPAPLRTYLDEDLRGYDEIWTAGGTPETVMPLTFDQLETLTRGATIRVA
- a CDS encoding substrate-binding domain-containing protein, with product MRVTKKLLLGSVIATAALVMSACAPQPSAAPEGGVDEGPAEVRVGVITSETGPLAGYGQQYLDAFTAGLDYATDGTGEIDGIRIVIENRDDAGDPDTAVTAAKQLIGEGVNILMGSASSGVSLAVAEQAAQNKVLFISGPAAADAITGVNEYTFRSGRQSAQDVATAGTFLDDIDGKKIVVFAQNSAFGQGNVAAVEAILGAKGATVEPVLVAEDVTEFTPFAQQVLSAQPDLVFVAWAGATSGAMWQAMSQQGVLDAIPVVTGLGDKATFGAYGVASEQINFLNHYFGAAPDNEVNDAMVAALEEAGTEPDLFSPDGFNAAIMLVQAVKEGKGDVDAMVAALEGFTFEGPKGTNTVRAEDHALLQDMYQVKLVASGDAFTPELVATVPAEDVAP
- a CDS encoding ABC transporter ATP-binding protein produces the protein MNTPAPPAAGASLRIEGLGLDIGGATILKDVDLTVEPGALVGVIGPNGAGKTTLFNAVSGVIRPTAGRILMDDVDITRTSVPQRARAGLGRTFQTSSLFPQLTVRENVRVAVQATEGGSYSLLHFPRRTDAASIRAEELLHSVGLGHRLDARAGDISHGDKRKLEIAVLLATRSRLVLLDEPMAGVASGDVAGLVDSIRGLQAETGCTVLMVEHHIEVLMGLVDLVAVMYFGTIIAVDTPQRIMENATVQSAYLGTGA
- a CDS encoding ABC transporter ATP-binding protein, whose product is MTPILQVRNLRASIAGQQVVEDVTFDVPATGITAVLGRNGAGKTSTLRGILGLISRKGEVLLDGERIDGLSTHRIVQRGVGYVPEDREVFAGLTVAENLALAERQREPRREFVDQLFPDLVARREQRAGTLSGGQQQMVSVARALLNDNRLLLVDEPTKGLAPKIVTEVADALAEAAATVPMLLVEQNLDVVRRLADQAIVIAGGRVVHTGRAADILDDADLTRRLLGVSAEEHV